TATATATTTCTCCAACGGTTTAATCGCAATATCATATATGGCACGGGCGGCTTTGTCTAAGGCTGCTTTATCAGGAATTTGGCCTATTGTTTTTATTCTGTTCATCTCCTGAATGTATGCCTTAACATGCTTTTCTATATCTTCGGCGTCTGATATTTCGATTAATTTGACTTCAGGTTCTTTCTGCGGTATCAGGACAAAGGCAAGATATTTTGGTTTATCCCATTTGTTTGTCTTGAAGTCATAAAACTTAATCCTTGCAAAGTCTATGTATGCTGAATCCTTTGGCAATATTTCTGATATGTTTTTTACATCAGCTTTGCCGATTGTTTTTTCAAGGGCAAAATCCTTGCTCAGTCTGCTTAACTCGGCTTCAAGTGTCTCTTTTTGCTTTTGCAATTCGGCAATCCTGTTTCTGTAATCTTCAAAACTCCCCTTATCATCTGGTTTTGATAACTGCATCTTTGCTATTTCCCTGCGGATGTTGGTGAGTTCAGCAAACTTCTTTTTTATCTCAGGGTCGCCGGATTGCATTGCCGCATCCATATATCTTCCCTGCGCCTCTGCAACTGCACCTTTCCACTTGAGCCATGCATTAAATGTATCGGTTATTGCTTGAGAGGATGATTGCATGTATTTAACTGTATGGGTCATAAAGGCATGGATAGAGCCTTCCTTCTGATTCATATAGCTAATTTTCTGTTTTTCATTAAAGAGCAAAAATACATTCTCTCTCATTAAGTCATCTATAGAAATACCTCTTTTAAAAAGATTTTGGCTTTCAGGATGTCTCTCTGTTGCGGCATAAAGAAACGCCAGATTTTTAAGAATTAGTGCTACAGCAGGATGTTTTTCCCCATATGCCTTCTCTCTTATCTCAAGTGCCCTTTTATACAATGGCTCGGCCTCTGCATGCCTGCCGGTGACCCTGTAAAGCTCTGCCAGAGTATCTATGATTATTGCTGTAGCAAGATGTTCCCTGCCAAGTGCTTTTTCCATTATCTCAAGTGCCCTTTTATGCAATGGCTCGGCGTCTGCATACCTGCCGGTGGATTCATAAAGCACTGCCAGCTTGTTAAGACTTGCTGCTACAGAAAAATGGTCTTTACCAAGTGCTTTCTCAACTATCGCAAGTGACCTTTTAAATAATGGCTCGGCCTCTGCATACCTGCCGGTGACTCTGTAAAGCTCTGCCAGCATGCGAAGAACTATTGCAGTATCAGGATGTTCACTGCCACGGATTTTCTCTCTTATCTCAAGTGCCCTTTTATACAATGGCTCTGCCTCCGAATATCTGCCAATGACTTTGTAAAGTCCTGCCAGATTATTAAGGCTTGTTGCCACATTAGGATGGTCTTTGCCGAGTGCTTTTTCAACTATCGTAAGAACTTGCTGTGCATAAGGAATTGCCTCACTGTATTTTCCCTCCCCATACAGTTCTTTTGCTTTCTGATTGAGTCTTTTGACTTCATCAAGAGCCTGCTCTTGCCCTATTACTGCCTGAGAGAATATTAGAGATAAAGACAGAGCTAATATAGCCAAAACGCCTATAGTTCTCCCTTTTTTCATCTAATTGTATCCCTCAGCCCCTGTGGCACTCGTTCATCTTAGAAGCTTCTTTATTCAATCCCAAATTCTGTCTCAGAAATTTCTGTCGTTCGCATATTTCCGTTATAAACCTTGTAAAGAGTCATAGAAATATTACTGTATCGAATACCGTCTTCCAGATGGATTTCCTTAAGTTGAAAAGATTCTGATTTTAATAAAGAACCTGCTTCGATATCTCTGTAACGCACATCGTAATTGCCAGATCTAACATTATTCATTGTAAATTTATCTCTTGGGGCTATATAGATAAGCCTTACAGCTAACAGCTGTTTACCATCAAGAAAAACAAGCTTCACAAATACATCTGAATCGTTCTGAGAATTATCAATTGTAACGGTAGACAATCCATTTGTATTAAATCTCTTATAGCCTTTAATGTACCCAGATTTATTAGGCCATGGTTGTCCATTTGGCGCAGTAGCTGGGCGAATATATCTAAAAGTAATTGGCGTATTATTTGTCACATGTCGTGTTGCAGGCTGGAAGTTATCCTTTTGTCTCGCAATATGTTTATTAGGTGTGCTCGAATTGGTTGCATATACCAAAATAAATAGGATGGGAATTAAATACCATCCCCAAGATTTAGATATGTGTTTAGACAAATCAAATTTTGCACCGGCATTTGGTGAAACAGGCGGAGAGGGTGAACGATGTGGGGGTGGAGAAGTCGAGTTGACATTAGTTTTAAAGTTCTCTCTCTCAGCTTCTATCTTTGCAATCCGTTCATCATAGTCCTTTCTTTTTATGGGGTCAGATAAAATTTCATAAGCAGCATTGAGAATGCCCATGATTCTATGTGCCTCTTGCGTTTTTGGGTTTATATCGGGATGATATTTTTGCGATAACGTTCTATAAGCTGCGCGTATAACTTCCTGCGGAGCATTTCTTGCTACTTTAAGATTATCGTAATGAGTGCGAATCTTGCCCATTTAATTTCCGTAGCTTCTAACATTATCTTTTATGCCGCATGCGTCTTTTCGTGATACTTTAGGGAAAAACTGCGGGCTGAGTCAAGAGA
The window above is part of the Nitrospirota bacterium genome. Proteins encoded here:
- a CDS encoding J domain-containing protein, with the translated sequence MGKIRTHYDNLKVARNAPQEVIRAAYRTLSQKYHPDINPKTQEAHRIMGILNAAYEILSDPIKRKDYDERIAKIEAERENFKTNVNSTSPPPHRSPSPPVSPNAGAKFDLSKHISKSWGWYLIPILFILVYATNSSTPNKHIARQKDNFQPATRHVTNNTPITFRYIRPATAPNGQPWPNKSGYIKGYKRFNTNGLSTVTIDNSQNDSDVFVKLVFLDGKQLLAVRLIYIAPRDKFTMNNVRSGNYDVRYRDIEAGSLLKSESFQLKEIHLEDGIRYSNISMTLYKVYNGNMRTTEISETEFGIE
- a CDS encoding tetratricopeptide repeat protein encodes the protein MKKGRTIGVLAILALSLSLIFSQAVIGQEQALDEVKRLNQKAKELYGEGKYSEAIPYAQQVLTIVEKALGKDHPNVATSLNNLAGLYKVIGRYSEAEPLYKRALEIREKIRGSEHPDTAIVLRMLAELYRVTGRYAEAEPLFKRSLAIVEKALGKDHFSVAASLNKLAVLYESTGRYADAEPLHKRALEIMEKALGREHLATAIIIDTLAELYRVTGRHAEAEPLYKRALEIREKAYGEKHPAVALILKNLAFLYAATERHPESQNLFKRGISIDDLMRENVFLLFNEKQKISYMNQKEGSIHAFMTHTVKYMQSSSQAITDTFNAWLKWKGAVAEAQGRYMDAAMQSGDPEIKKKFAELTNIRREIAKMQLSKPDDKGSFEDYRNRIAELQKQKETLEAELSRLSKDFALEKTIGKADVKNISEILPKDSAYIDFARIKFYDFKTNKWDKPKYLAFVLIPQKEPEVKLIEISDAEDIEKHVKAYIQEMNRIKTIGQIPDKAALDKAARAIYDIAIKPLEKYIKGRKQLFISPDGNLNLIPFEALVTPSNKYLMEEYTISYISAGRDIVRFTDTNIAKGDALIIADPDYDMGLMERDKMTKEMKVAKTIRGGLSKDVLNISFDRLPDTKQEADTIEKVLTHKKKIKVKNYQNTKAIEEMIFSAETPKILHLATHGYFLNDEELKGSSETRGITIKLKEDFMAKDETINIENPMLRSGIVFSGVNASLKAGRDDGIMSAEKILGLNLKGTDLVVLSACETGVGDVKNGEGVFGLKRAFILSGAKTLVMSLWSVPSAETTELMTDFYTLMSEGRTKAEALRQAKLNMMMKKQNPFYWGAFVMTGKPE